The following DNA comes from Bradyrhizobium sp. SK17.
CCACTCAGCCGACGAACAATCTTGCAGGTCGTATCGACCTGGCCTCTGTGGACGATGCCGGCCCTACGCCAACATCGGTGACAAATGTTGCGTTCGTTTCAGACGACTATGTGACCGATACTATTACGACTAACTTCTCCTTCACGCAGGCAACTGGCGCTTACGATACACTTCTCGGAACTGGGTTTCGAGAATTTCTGGAAATAGATGGAGCCAACGATACCATCGTTTCGATGAATAGTCGCAACACGCTCAGCGCAAGCGGCAGTCACGATCTGCTCGAGGCCGGCACATCTCACAACGAACTGACCGCCCATGGAGCGAACGAAACACTCAGCTCCAGCGGCAGCTTGAACCTCCTTACCGATGTTTCCGGACACAACACTCTTATCAGCACAGGAACCAACGATACGCTGATTGGCTCCGAGAATGGCACCACGCTGATCGGGAGCGGCACCAACGCAACAGCCTTGTACCAGACCTCAGGCACTACCGTCGATCTCCGTGCGGGAATCGCGGGAAGGCTTGGGACGGATTTCGCTACGGACGTTCTGATCGGCATAACCAACGTCGTCGCAGCCGCTGATGACATCATCATCGTTGGAAGCGATGATAACACCTACACCATCACAGCAGCCGGTTCGAACGATACGCTTATTGCCGGCGCAGCCCGTGGTGTGCTGATTGACACCGGCTCTTCAGACACGTTGGTCGGCAGCGGGACGGGAAGCACCCTTGATGCATCTCAAGGCAGTGGGTCGCTGGTCACTTACACCAAAAACAATGTTGTGGTCGATCTTTCGGCGAACACTGCTTACGTGAACGGAAGCTCGCTCAATGACGTACTCATCGGCGTTCATGCCGTCTCGGCATCAGGAACGAACGACACGTTGATTGGTGGCGGTGCGGATACGACGCTCATCGGAAACACGACAGGAAATACGCTGATCGGCGGTAGCGGCCAAGCCACTATCGAGTACACGATTGACAACGTTTACGTTGACCTTGCTGCCAACACGGCCTCGTCGTCGACCGGATTTGATACGCTTTCCGATGTCTCGGCTGCCACTGTTTCCGGAACAGCTGACACCATTGCCGCCGGCTCCGCCAGCTTTGTTCTCACGGCGGCAGGAGCCTCCGACGTGCTTATCGGTGGTTCGGGGGCCTCGACACTCCAGGCGACCGGGCAATTTGAGACATTGTTGGGTGGATCTGGCGGCAATTCACTAGTTTCTTCGGGGCAACACAATACTTTGGTCGCCCAAAGTACAAACAACACACTGATTACGTCGGGAACCAGCGACACACTCCTGGCTTCCGCCGGTGCGGATCACTTGGTGGCAGACGGCGCGACCCAAGCAACGCTCGTCGGAAACGTCGCCGGTAGTACCTTGCAGGCATTGAACGGGGCCGACGCTGTTGCCGCCTATGCGCTCGACAACGTGACCGTCAACTTGGAGACCGGTCTGGCGAGCATCGCGGGTACCGGAAGCTCTGACGTTCTGATCGGAATCAATGCAGCGGAGGCGCTTGGCGTCGGAGACACGCTGCAGGGGTCGACTGGAGTTTCCACACTCATCAGCAGCGGCGCTGGAAATACCCTTGTTGGCGGCGGAACAGGCACAATCGCTGAGTATGGCGGTAACGGCGTTACGGTAGATTTGTCGGCTCAAATCGCTCGGGTTAACGGCTCGTCGGCCTACGACACGCTCGTTGGCATCTCGAACGCAACTGTGACGGGACACGGCGATACGCTGATAGGCGGGACAGCGTCGCAGACATTGCAATCTAGCGGCTCCGAAAACACTCTCATTGCCGGCACCGCGGCCGTTTCGCTCGTTTCCAGTGGGACGAATGACACGCTGTTCGGCAATCTGGCTTCAAGCGTATTGCAAAGTGACTCTCAGGGCACTGTGGTCGCTTATTCAATCGACGGAGTGACGGTCGATCTCGACAACGGGACCGCCAGCGGTTCTTCGGGTACGGACACGCTATCAGGATTCGTTGGGGCCGCGGCCTTGGGAAGCGGCGATACATTGATTTCGCTCAGCGGCAACAACACGCTGTTCAGCAATGCCAACGGGAACACGCTGAGGACGTCGTCCAATACGGTCGAGGTACTCTATTCCGCGGACGACATGCTTATTGATCTCCCGGGTGGGACGGCGGGCGTTCAAGGATCTGGCCGGCACGATACCCTAATTGGTGTTCAGACCGTCGACCTGACTGGCGTCGATGGAACTATTGTCAGCAATGGAAGCGGAAATACGCTGATAAGTGCAAGCACCTCAAATACGCTGGAGTATTCCAACGACGACGTGTTGGTTGACCTTGCCGTGGGATCGGCCGCCGTCGCGGGCGACGCGCAGGCGGATCAGATTATTGGTCTGAATCATATCGTCCTTTCCGGTACGAATGACGTTGCCAGAGCGGGAACGTTCGCCGCAACACTCGTCGCGTCGGGGACCAGTGACACGCTTGAGGGGCAAGCCGCCGGCTCAACTCTAATTGCCTCTGGAGCGTCTTCTGGCGCACTGGCGCGGTATACGAAGAGCTTTATCACGATAGACCTCGCCGCCGGCAGAGCGACGAGCCGCACCGGCACCTATGACAGCCTAATCGGCATTAGTGCAGTCGATGCTGCCGGTCAGAATGAGATCGTTCATGGCGGCACATCAGCAGGTACCCTTTCATCCAGTGGCTCGTCGAACACGTTGACCGCGGGGACCAATCAAGACACGCTTCTCTCGACCGGCGCCAATAACACCCTGATCGCCGGCGCGACGACGGCGACGCTCATTTCGACGGGGACGGGCGACACGCTGGTCGGAAGCGGCGCTGGAAGCACGTTGATTGCATCCACGGGAATCGCGGCAATCGCCGAATACGATGTTGACCATGCGATCGTCGATCTCGGATCGGGATCAGCTTCCATTGCGGGATCCGGCGCTTCGGACACTCTGATTGGTCTGACGGCGGCCCTTGTCACTGGGTCTAATGATCAAGTGCAAGCAGCGGCGGCTGGTTCGGTCTTGGAGGCCTCTGGGGAGAGCGACACACTTGTCGGCTCAAGCGGCAAGGATACGCTGTCATCCTCTGGCAGCTATAACCTGCTGATCGGTGGCGCGGGGAACGATCTTGTCACATCATCCGGCCTCGGCGATACGTTGATAGCGAGCCAGGCGGGTGACACGTTGTCCTCGAGCGGCGTTGGAAACACGCTCATCGCTCAGTCCGGTGCGGATACTCTGGTCTCGACCGGTGGACTTGATATCTTGGTTGGCAATGGCCAAGGGAGCAAGCTTGTAGGTACGGGTAGCTTTCTTGGCGTCGCTACTTACTCCTCGGACAATACCGTTGTCGATTTGAGCCAAGGGACCGCGACGATCAGCGGCTCATCGCTCAGCGATACTTTGGTCGGATTTGAGGCTGCTTGGGTCAGCGGCTCAAACGATACGCTAGTTGGAAGCAACGGCGGGGACCAACTCACCGCTACCGGCTCGGATGATATCGTACTGGGCGGCGCGGGCAACGACACGCTGTTTATCAATAGTGGCAACAATACCTTCTACGGTGGCGATGGTCAGAATACGTTTACGGTAGAGAGTGCCGTCGTCAATGACGGTCTCGATCAACCCCAGAATCTGATTGCGGATTTTGATCCGAGCCGCGATGTCATCGACCTTTCTCACGTCAACGGGGTGAGCTCTCTGGCCGATCTCATCTTTGATACAGTTTCGTATGGAGGTGCTTCCTATCTCGAGATCGGCCTTGGCTCGGGTCAAGCGATCATGCTTGCGGGCGTGGCCGAGACACAACTTGGTAGTGCGAACTTTACCTTCAAGGACACGAACGCTTCCGATACGATCGTCGGCAATAGCGGAAACAACCTGCTCGTGGCTAACAGCGGCAATGATACGCTAGTCGGCGGCGGGGGATCCGACACATATCGAGTCGGCTCTTCCTTCGGGCAGGACGTCATCCAGAATAATGCTTCTGATGGTGTGATGGCCGCAATGGGTGAGGTCGATTTTGGTGCTGGGATAGCCGATCAAGATCTGTGGTTCCAACAGGTCGGAAATGATCTCCAGATCGACAAGCTCGGTACGCAGGACAGCGTTACTGTCTCCAACTGGTACGGTAACGATCGGGCACAAGTCCAGACGTTTGCTCTGGCGGACGGCATGAGGATCGATAGCCAAATTGCTCAACTCGTGTCGGCCATGGCAACGTACTCAGCTGCCAATCCCGGATTCGATCCTAGTTTGGCGACGTCGATGCCGACGGATGCCGCTCTAACAAGTGCGATAGGAAGCTCATGGCATACGTGAGCCCGATGACAAGCGCGATCGAACGCCCCGTGCGTGATGCCAAAGCGACTTTCGCGGCGGCGGAGAGGCTGCACGGCGAGGGTCGCTTTGTGGAAGCAGAGCGCCTACTCAGCGAGGCCGTTATAGAGTGGCCAACAGACGTCAGTCTGCGCAATGCAAGAGGAGTGATGTTCGCTTCGATGAGGCGACATCTCGATGCTGTGTGGTGCTATCGTGACGCTCTGAAGTGTGACCCGACGGCCGGCGGTGTTTGGTCAAATCTCGGCAACGTCCTGACGCAGCTAAATTACCTCGATTCTGCAATCGTCTGTCACCAAACGGCAATCTCGCTCTCGTCCGAGACGGATCCTCTTCTATTCCAGAATCTGGGCGTGTCATTGGCCGAGGCAGGGCGCCACGGCGAGGCTGTGATTGCTTTCAGCAAAGCCATCGAACTCAAGCCTGATTATCACACGGCACGCTGGGATCGCGCTCTAAGCCGTCTCGTACTCGGAAACTACCGTGAAGCCTGGCCAGATTACGAGGCGCGCAAACTTACCGGCCAGCTTCCAACACGTAAACTCCCTGGTGTCGAATGGAACGGAGCTCCTTATTCGGGCAGGCGTCTCCTGCTGGTTTCCGAACAGGGGTTTGGAGATGCGATCTGGATTGCCCGGTATCTGCCGCGCGTTAAGGCGCTCGGCGGTGATCTTACCATCGAATGCAGAAGTGAGCTTGCTCCGCTGATCGAACGGATGGGAGTCGCCGATCGCATCATCGCGCCAGGAACAAGCGTCGATGCTGATCTGCACGCATATGTTTGCAGCTTGCCGTCGTTTTTCACGCAAGAGTTCGCAACAATTCCCGGTGCGCCGTATCTTTCGGCTGCACCGGGGCGAGTCCGGGAGATGTCTCCCCTATTCGCGGGCGCGGGGCGGCAGCTTAAGGTCGGAATTGTTTGGTCCGGAAGTGTCACATTCGGAAAGAATCGGCGGCGAGCGCAGAAGCTACTGAATTTCTTCCAAGCCTGCGCGCTCCCGGGTGTGGAACTGTATAGTTTGCAGAAGGGCCCCCCAATCAAGGAGCTTACTTCTCTTCCGCGTGGTGGTCCGATCAAGGATTTGGCGCCATACCTTCACGATTTTGCTGACACGGCAGCAGCGATATCTCACCTGGACTTGGTCGTGATGACAGATAGCGCCGTCGCGCACCTAACGGGGGCGCTGGGCAAGCCTGTATGGGTTTTGCTTGGTCATTCGGCCCACTGGCTTTGGCTTGAGAACCGTTCAGATAGCCCGTGGTACCCTTCCATGAAGCTCTATCGGCCACGAGCGGAGGGCGATTGGGACCACGTGTTCGATCAGGTCTCCGCGGATTTGATGAAGTTGGTGCATCATCGGCAAAATAGCTGAGTGCGAGGTGGAATCTCGAGATTGTCCCAGCAAGCGCCGCCTGCACCAAGGGTTGGGCGCAGAAGCGATCTACGGGCGCGCATCGCACCGGTTCATTCAAGAATCGCGTGAGTTCGCGGTCGACCCAATAGCAACGAGAAGCTGTGAGCGATGGGCTTGCGGCTTGATGTCCGGCGGGGCGCCGTCTCGGCGTGCCGGTAATGGTCTGTAGTTTGCGCGAGGTCACGGTGCCGGAAGCGACGAACGATATCTCGGGATTGCAGTGTCTGCAGCTCCTGCTGCGATATCATCAGGTTGCGGTTGATCCCGAGCAGATCCGTCATCAATTTGGTGGCGTCACCATTGGCGTGACTGAGATGTTGCGCTGCGCCAAGGAGCTGAAACTCAAGGCCCGCGCGGAGGTGCTCAGCTGGGACAGGCTCGCTCGGATGGCCTTGCTGAACTAGCCGAGTGCCATGGACTTCAATCAACGTTTGGCAGAGCGCGATCGCTAACGGAATAGCGGTGCGCGGGTGTGCGATCCAGACGCCATCGATGAGATCGAAGCTGTCTACGTTCTTTGGCAATACCTGGGAGACGATCAGCGCGACGTCGGCTGCACAGCGCCGCTGGTCGTCGCGCAGCTTCGGTAGCCAGCCATCATGCCATGCCTTCGTCCGCTTCGATTCCCAGAGGATCGTGCCGGCCGACTGTCCGATACCAGCATTAACCTGTTGGACTAGATCGGCACCGAGTTCGCCCTTGCCGACGGGGTCAATGACGTCGGTCGGAAATCTACTCCGAAGGATCTCCTCCAGCTCGAGTTCGAGCACTTCTCCCTGAGATTGCTGCGAGCCTTGCTCTGCTTTCCGTTTGAGCTCCTCGATAGTACGAGCCATGGATTCAATGGTCTGATCCTTCTCCATGACACGAAGGCGAGCTGCTTCGTCTGCATCCTGCTTGGCCTTCGTACGAACTTCCTCAACCGAGGCCAGCACCCGCTTTTCGACCGTGAGGTCCAGTTCGCGCTTCTCTTCCTCGAGTTCGCGCTGCTTGCGTAAAACGCCGGCATGGGCCTGCTGAGCCTCAGCAAGTTTGGCATTGTTCGCTTCCAAATTACGACGGAGTTCGGCGGTCTCAGTTTCCTTCGCTTGCAGTTCGGTTAAGACCGCTTCGCGAGCCTTCTTTGCCTCGGCGGTGATCACCTGAGCGCGTTCGGCGGCAATCTTGTGGGCGACTTGGTCATCGACCTGCTCGCGCGCCTTGGCGAGATCTTCTCGCTCCTTGCGTACAAGGTCGAGGTTTCGGGCTACTTCGGCATCTTTGTGGGCAAGCTGTTCCTGAAAGCTTCGACGGGTTTTCTCGATAAGGGGAGCGGCCAGCGACTCCGTTAGTCGGATTTCGTGGCGACAGTTCGGGCAGTTGAGCGTGGGCTCATGTGCAAAGTTTGCATGAGGCGTCTTGAGATTCATGGCGATTCCTTCCGCTACCGACCCAGCAGCCGATATGCCGAATGCGGCACGATTCCGCCACAGGCGCGTCGGCCAGGAGCTCAGGCTCTCGGCCTTATCCCACCGGTGTCGAATTGGTTGGTTGACTCGAATATCGGCGGTCGGTTGAGTCGCGGCACCCGCCGGTCGACGTCTCAGGTCGAGGACGAAGGACTAGGGACCCAGGCTAGTGGCAGTAGGGCGAGGCGGCATGTCGCTCCGGGGCGTTGACTTCGCCTATTGACTGCTGCGGGGCTATCGGTGGGCCCCCCTTCCACTGGTACCCAGTGGGCCTTTTCATCGCGGACCGTAGAAGGACGCCGGATCGAAACCTTGGGAATTCAAGCTTGGTGAATTCCGCGCGCAAGGGTTGTGTTTGGCCGGGAACTCGCTAAGCTGCCCAAACTGGGCGGGAAGAGCGTCATCGACGGGGTTATTATCGACGACGCCGATTGTGTTTGGATTCGTTCTTTCTGATTTTTGGTCGCGGAGACGCGATGGGCATATTTTGAGGCGGGGTATTGAGGAGTCGGTCAGCCGGACTTGGCAAGGATTGCTCAATCCTTGATCCGATGTTCGGGTCCACTCCAGAAGGCTGGGCGTGAAGCCCGGAGCCTACGACGCTGGCGAGGATGGCCAAAGAGGCCATGAACAACGTCGAACGATACCGGCACGCAGAATTTCCCATCCGACACATGGAGAGGGGTGCCATGCGGGCGAGTGCAGTTCGTTTTTTTGTCATTGGAATACTGTCATTTGCGAGCGCTCCATCGTTCGGGCAAGCAGTCGACCCGAACATTCAGGTTCGCATCGAAACGGCACTGCCTCAACCCGAGATTAAGCCTCATCTGCCTGAGACCGAACGGATCACGGTCCAGCGGACGAAGACTTTCACGACCACGATCGAGCGTCCATACACGTGCGCTGAGATCCGTAGTCCATCGCCGGAACTCAGGGCCAAATTAGCGCCTGAGAAGCAGGCGATGTTGGTGGATAGCAAGGTATCGTGCAAGGAGCTGCAGACGTTCGTCGGACTCAAGAAGGAAAAGGTCGTACGCCACAAGGTTGTAAGCCAGACAATTGAGAAGCCGAAGCCGCGCCAAACGAGCGTTTCATTCGCGTTCCAAACTCAACCGGGGTTCGACACGAATGCGCTGAAGGCGAACCCTGGGAAAAGCGATGGAGTGTTGAATACGTCGGCTGGCGTGACTGCGATTATCCCGGTCGCTGCGTTGGACTCGGTCATTCTAACCTCGCAGGTATTGGATCAGCGCTATGCCACGCTGGTGTCCAAGGATTCTGAGGTATTTGCCAACTCCGCGACTTACTCGCATGTTTTGAACGCGGTGAGGGGATCAGACAAGGTCGTTTCGAGTGGCACGACCGTAAGCGATCTTCTGAACCTCGGGATCTCCTCCAGCACTGTTTTTGGATCCGGATTCCATCCGTACCAGATCGAGTTGGCTACGGCCTCGGCGGCCCTAGGCAGGACGAACGTCGATGTCGGGGGCGGAGCGATCTGTGGAGCGCCGGATAAGGAGGTGTTCTGCGCTGCGCAGGGCGTCGCCGGCGAGCTCGATTTCACCACGTCGGATGTGGCGAGCCAACGCAACGTTGCATTGAAGGCCCAGACCAACGTTACCTGGCAGACTTCGGTCCAGGGGTTATCCGTCACGGCATCGGGTTATATTCAGGGCAAATACTTCACTGAGGTACTCGGCGGAAGACAGGATCTCATACTGCAGGCGAGCG
Coding sequences within:
- a CDS encoding S-layer family protein, translating into MATYSYGSGWNQLLTADQLVDLQGLLDQQRLLYADNNFRVGLGLPLYATLLNDISDVTNVNGHDVYTPKAGVDPAVYNWIFNAVNINNQNGFAADFIATYTVEEKSLRDGAADVGDSPEELAQKASNNIAFNLIDGLEKSGGQLPSIEGLGVIDAGAAASAVFTDTDTPDGDYAGWAGTLLFPYLGVSSFYDNWLLNTEPFSGTQQGAAGAIQSVTYKHESGTYDLISSIEAAQKTSQDLSDPHASKFNLFDAIEGVRSLIGGPQGAIVSNQAPLAKTTQSFFQTYYGLAPKSEWIPSSEDMLFSQTTGGQLWGAFLRMAFGGHQGIQYVAGTVAPDSDLSAPDDDRTTVMTGGSNNDVIYAPLSGDALIDGGGGNDTIYGGGGTDLMFGGDGNNTLYAGDGAKQILVGGTGDTAAAAAVAGNSTPDSPAAGNNTFIVNPTNAVVDHPTNTIMIGGAGNDIFNFGAGGQDTAVIWGNGGNDTLNDLGGATIWVVNAPDASLQTVENLDLDAFAKGVENSYFPGYNFQEYAGEDIFIINPTPSFTLTLNGHAVSSLLQGYYSWPSDPAYNPIYYNLADPNNYEDLDPIGSSSGQFGLPSSGTTRQFSLGDYQSNSSDLGDNVRVWATQPTNNLAGRIDLASVDDAGPTPTSVTNVAFVSDDYVTDTITTNFSFTQATGAYDTLLGTGFREFLEIDGANDTIVSMNSRNTLSASGSHDLLEAGTSHNELTAHGANETLSSSGSLNLLTDVSGHNTLISTGTNDTLIGSENGTTLIGSGTNATALYQTSGTTVDLRAGIAGRLGTDFATDVLIGITNVVAAADDIIIVGSDDNTYTITAAGSNDTLIAGAARGVLIDTGSSDTLVGSGTGSTLDASQGSGSLVTYTKNNVVVDLSANTAYVNGSSLNDVLIGVHAVSASGTNDTLIGGGADTTLIGNTTGNTLIGGSGQATIEYTIDNVYVDLAANTASSSTGFDTLSDVSAATVSGTADTIAAGSASFVLTAAGASDVLIGGSGASTLQATGQFETLLGGSGGNSLVSSGQHNTLVAQSTNNTLITSGTSDTLLASAGADHLVADGATQATLVGNVAGSTLQALNGADAVAAYALDNVTVNLETGLASIAGTGSSDVLIGINAAEALGVGDTLQGSTGVSTLISSGAGNTLVGGGTGTIAEYGGNGVTVDLSAQIARVNGSSAYDTLVGISNATVTGHGDTLIGGTASQTLQSSGSENTLIAGTAAVSLVSSGTNDTLFGNLASSVLQSDSQGTVVAYSIDGVTVDLDNGTASGSSGTDTLSGFVGAAALGSGDTLISLSGNNTLFSNANGNTLRTSSNTVEVLYSADDMLIDLPGGTAGVQGSGRHDTLIGVQTVDLTGVDGTIVSNGSGNTLISASTSNTLEYSNDDVLVDLAVGSAAVAGDAQADQIIGLNHIVLSGTNDVARAGTFAATLVASGTSDTLEGQAAGSTLIASGASSGALARYTKSFITIDLAAGRATSRTGTYDSLIGISAVDAAGQNEIVHGGTSAGTLSSSGSSNTLTAGTNQDTLLSTGANNTLIAGATTATLISTGTGDTLVGSGAGSTLIASTGIAAIAEYDVDHAIVDLGSGSASIAGSGASDTLIGLTAALVTGSNDQVQAAAAGSVLEASGESDTLVGSSGKDTLSSSGSYNLLIGGAGNDLVTSSGLGDTLIASQAGDTLSSSGVGNTLIAQSGADTLVSTGGLDILVGNGQGSKLVGTGSFLGVATYSSDNTVVDLSQGTATISGSSLSDTLVGFEAAWVSGSNDTLVGSNGGDQLTATGSDDIVLGGAGNDTLFINSGNNTFYGGDGQNTFTVESAVVNDGLDQPQNLIADFDPSRDVIDLSHVNGVSSLADLIFDTVSYGGASYLEIGLGSGQAIMLAGVAETQLGSANFTFKDTNASDTIVGNSGNNLLVANSGNDTLVGGGGSDTYRVGSSFGQDVIQNNASDGVMAAMGEVDFGAGIADQDLWFQQVGNDLQIDKLGTQDSVTVSNWYGNDRAQVQTFALADGMRIDSQIAQLVSAMATYSAANPGFDPSLATSMPTDAALTSAIGSSWHT
- a CDS encoding glycosyltransferase family 9 protein: MTSAIERPVRDAKATFAAAERLHGEGRFVEAERLLSEAVIEWPTDVSLRNARGVMFASMRRHLDAVWCYRDALKCDPTAGGVWSNLGNVLTQLNYLDSAIVCHQTAISLSSETDPLLFQNLGVSLAEAGRHGEAVIAFSKAIELKPDYHTARWDRALSRLVLGNYREAWPDYEARKLTGQLPTRKLPGVEWNGAPYSGRRLLLVSEQGFGDAIWIARYLPRVKALGGDLTIECRSELAPLIERMGVADRIIAPGTSVDADLHAYVCSLPSFFTQEFATIPGAPYLSAAPGRVREMSPLFAGAGRQLKVGIVWSGSVTFGKNRRRAQKLLNFFQACALPGVELYSLQKGPPIKELTSLPRGGPIKDLAPYLHDFADTAAAISHLDLVVMTDSAVAHLTGALGKPVWVLLGHSAHWLWLENRSDSPWYPSMKLYRPRAEGDWDHVFDQVSADLMKLVHHRQNS
- a CDS encoding cysteine peptidase family C39 domain-containing protein, with amino-acid sequence MVCSLREVTVPEATNDISGLQCLQLLLRYHQVAVDPEQIRHQFGGVTIGVTEMLRCAKELKLKARAEVLSWDRLARMALLN